A window of Chthoniobacterales bacterium contains these coding sequences:
- a CDS encoding sensor histidine kinase KdpD yields the protein MSDPERPDPDELLASIRAGEERSRRGKLKIYLGMCPGVGKTYAMLQAGHARQAAGVKVLVGVVEHHGRVETLALLENLPLQPRQRLSYRDVQMEEMDLDGILAAHPNIVLVDELAHTNVPGSRHPKRCQDVLELLDAGINVYSTLNVQHIESRVDLVRQITGAPVHETVPDSILDQADEIELVDLTPEQLLKRLADGKVYLGDRAAAATQNFFKEGNLVALREMALRYTAETVDRKLRGLQHATQIGGPARAGERLLVAVGPSPSSATLIRWTRRVAAASNASWIAVYVDPTQALGETAKNSVQKNLALARELGAEVILTTGENIPETLLRTARQHKVTQIVVGKPARHSVLDFLRGGSLVDQLIRTSGDIDIYIVRNENKAGSIPIKVEPQPIPWAEYAWTFGTIGVLTVIGWFIVGVAGYDTVSLIYLLAVVLLALRFRRGPVVAAACLSALCWDIFFIPPIFTFSVSQLEDGLMLAMFIVVAVIMGSVTSRLREREAAERRRENKTTAVNQLLKSLASATSIDVALAAAAKQIDALFSVQTSFLLPNDDNTFTTYPNPFGLSENEEAVASWAYQNGKPAGRFTNTLGQAEQTFVPLQTAGHTIGVMALRPLQAQSLELDEMEMLLTFSTQIAVSIEQENLATLAHQSKILAESERLRKTLLDSVSHELKTPLAAISSAAEMAMQPGISPISRDAALSEIGLGAQRLTRVVNNLLDMTRIESGLLQPHKEWGELRELLDSALEHLETRLAQHKVQIELAPDTPMVRLDFPLIEQCLANLLTNAALYTPAHTRIILSAVVRPTASGNELILRVEDDGPGLDMADPDHVFRKFYRGAGVPSGGLGLGMSIVRGLVEAHGGKITVQSAPTTGTRFRIALPVEIQSHLQD from the coding sequence GTGAGTGATCCTGAGCGCCCCGATCCCGATGAACTCCTCGCCAGCATTCGTGCCGGTGAGGAACGCTCGCGCCGGGGCAAGCTGAAAATCTATCTCGGGATGTGTCCCGGCGTCGGAAAAACCTACGCCATGCTCCAGGCGGGTCACGCGCGGCAGGCGGCGGGAGTGAAAGTCCTCGTCGGTGTGGTCGAGCATCACGGTCGCGTCGAAACGCTGGCGCTGCTAGAAAACCTCCCACTGCAACCGCGCCAGCGCCTTTCCTATCGCGACGTCCAGATGGAGGAAATGGACCTCGACGGCATCCTCGCGGCGCATCCTAACATCGTCCTCGTGGACGAGCTTGCGCACACCAACGTTCCCGGTTCGCGCCACCCGAAGCGCTGCCAGGACGTGCTCGAACTCCTCGACGCTGGCATCAATGTTTATAGCACGCTCAACGTCCAGCACATCGAGAGCCGCGTCGATCTCGTACGGCAAATCACCGGCGCGCCCGTGCACGAAACGGTGCCCGACTCCATTCTCGATCAGGCGGATGAAATCGAGTTAGTCGATCTCACACCGGAGCAACTCCTCAAGCGGCTCGCCGACGGCAAAGTCTATCTCGGCGACCGCGCTGCTGCTGCCACGCAGAATTTTTTCAAGGAAGGCAACCTCGTCGCGCTTCGCGAAATGGCCCTCCGCTACACGGCGGAAACCGTCGATCGCAAACTCCGCGGCCTCCAGCATGCCACGCAGATCGGCGGACCCGCCCGCGCGGGCGAGCGGCTCCTCGTCGCCGTCGGCCCGAGTCCGTCCTCCGCGACCCTCATTCGCTGGACCCGCCGGGTGGCCGCCGCGTCGAATGCATCATGGATCGCGGTCTATGTCGATCCCACGCAGGCGCTCGGCGAGACGGCCAAGAACTCCGTTCAGAAAAACCTCGCGCTGGCCCGCGAACTCGGCGCGGAAGTCATCCTCACCACCGGCGAAAACATCCCCGAGACGCTCCTGCGCACGGCGCGTCAGCACAAGGTCACCCAGATCGTTGTCGGCAAGCCGGCGCGCCATTCCGTGCTCGATTTCCTGCGCGGCGGGTCGCTCGTGGACCAGCTCATTCGCACCAGCGGCGACATCGACATCTACATCGTTCGCAATGAAAACAAGGCGGGTTCCATTCCTATCAAAGTCGAGCCGCAGCCCATTCCGTGGGCCGAATACGCCTGGACGTTCGGCACCATCGGCGTGCTTACCGTCATCGGCTGGTTCATCGTCGGCGTCGCGGGTTACGACACCGTCTCGCTCATTTACCTGCTCGCCGTCGTCCTGCTCGCGCTGCGCTTTCGCCGTGGGCCGGTCGTCGCTGCGGCGTGTCTGAGCGCACTCTGCTGGGACATCTTTTTCATCCCGCCGATCTTCACCTTTTCCGTCAGCCAGCTCGAGGACGGGCTCATGCTCGCCATGTTCATCGTCGTCGCCGTCATCATGGGCAGCGTCACCAGCCGGTTGCGCGAACGCGAGGCCGCCGAGCGTCGCCGGGAAAATAAAACGACCGCCGTCAACCAGCTCCTCAAATCCCTCGCCAGCGCCACCAGCATCGATGTCGCCCTCGCGGCCGCTGCGAAACAGATCGACGCCTTGTTTTCCGTACAGACCAGTTTCCTGCTGCCGAACGACGACAACACTTTCACCACCTACCCGAACCCGTTCGGCCTGAGCGAAAACGAGGAAGCCGTCGCGTCGTGGGCGTATCAGAACGGCAAACCCGCCGGACGTTTCACCAACACCCTGGGCCAGGCCGAGCAGACCTTTGTGCCCCTGCAAACCGCCGGCCACACCATCGGCGTCATGGCGTTGCGCCCCCTCCAGGCCCAGTCGCTCGAGCTCGACGAAATGGAAATGCTCCTCACCTTTTCCACCCAGATCGCCGTCTCCATCGAACAGGAAAACCTCGCCACGCTGGCCCATCAATCGAAGATACTGGCCGAGTCCGAGCGGCTGCGCAAAACCCTCCTCGACAGCGTCTCGCACGAATTAAAAACCCCGCTCGCCGCCATCTCCAGCGCCGCCGAGATGGCCATGCAACCCGGCATTTCTCCCATCAGCCGCGACGCCGCTCTGAGCGAGATCGGACTCGGAGCGCAACGCCTCACCCGAGTCGTGAACAACCTCCTCGACATGACCCGCATCGAGAGCGGCCTGCTCCAGCCGCACAAGGAATGGGGCGAACTCCGCGAGTTGCTCGACTCCGCCCTGGAGCATCTCGAAACCCGGCTCGCCCAGCACAAGGTTCAGATCGAACTCGCCCCCGACACCCCGATGGTGCGCCTCGATTTCCCGCTCATCGAGCAATGCCTCGCCAACCTCCTCACCAACGCCGCCCTCTACACCCCGGCGCATACGCGCATCATCCTCAGCGCCGTCGTTCGCCCCACCGCCAGCGGCAACGAACTCATCCTGCGCGTGGAGGACGACGGACCCGGACTCGACATGGCCGACCCCGACCACGTTTTCCGGAAATTCTATCGCGGCGCAGGCGTCCCCTCCGGCGGCCTCGGACTCGGCATGTCCATCGTGCGCGGCCTTGTCGAAGCGCACGGCGGCAAAATCACCGTGCAAAGCGCCCCCACCACCGGCACCCGCTTCCGCATCGCCCTCCCCGTGGAAATTCAGAGCCATTTGCAGGATTGA
- the kdpA gene encoding potassium-transporting ATPase subunit KdpA: MKSIELVQCFLYLIALISLAPVLGSFMAKVLAGERNFLTSILGPVERLIYKLSGITLDEEMNWKQYTWALMLFNLLGIAVVLLLQLFQAGLPLNPAKMPNVPFALALNTAVSFVTNTNWQAYSGEATLSYLTQMGGLGVQNFLSAAVGLGVMVAMARGLARKNTGNLGNFWADLVRSTLYILLPLAILFTVVLVGEGVVQTFKPYAEATTLSGTTQVIPLGPAASQIAIKQLGTNGGGFFGVNSAHPFENPTPFSNFLEMLAILALPAACCFTYGKFVGNPKQGRSIYLAMMALFLVGLGIAWWAEVAAPHPMMEGKETRFGIMNSVLWATATTDASNGSVNAMHDSLSPLAGLVAVTNILLGECVFGGIGTGVYTILMHVIVTVFIAGLMVGRTPEYLGKKIEAREVRLAIFAIIAPCAFVLVGSAISLVHDYGTSSLGNQGAHGLTEVLYAFASAANNNGSAFGGLTVNTPWYNYALAICMFVGRFIVIIPALAIAGSLAQKKTAPFSAGTFPTTGGTFVILLIGVIVIVGALTFFPVLCLGPVIEHFLMASGRTF; encoded by the coding sequence ATGAAGTCCATCGAACTCGTCCAATGTTTCCTCTACCTGATCGCGCTGATCAGCCTCGCTCCCGTTCTGGGAAGTTTCATGGCGAAGGTTCTGGCGGGTGAGCGAAATTTCCTAACCTCCATTCTCGGCCCGGTCGAGCGGCTCATCTACAAACTCTCCGGCATCACGCTCGATGAGGAGATGAATTGGAAGCAATACACCTGGGCCCTGATGCTTTTCAATTTGTTAGGAATCGCCGTCGTTCTCCTGCTGCAACTTTTCCAAGCCGGTCTGCCGCTTAATCCGGCGAAGATGCCGAACGTCCCCTTTGCCCTCGCGCTGAACACGGCGGTGAGCTTCGTGACCAACACCAACTGGCAGGCTTACTCTGGTGAGGCGACTTTGAGTTATCTCACGCAGATGGGTGGGCTCGGCGTGCAGAATTTTCTCTCCGCTGCCGTCGGGCTCGGTGTGATGGTCGCGATGGCCCGTGGTCTGGCTCGCAAAAACACCGGCAACCTCGGCAACTTCTGGGCCGATCTGGTGCGCTCGACGCTCTACATTTTACTGCCGCTCGCGATCCTTTTCACCGTCGTGTTAGTCGGCGAGGGTGTGGTGCAAACCTTCAAACCTTACGCCGAGGCGACCACCCTCAGCGGCACGACCCAGGTGATTCCGCTCGGACCCGCCGCGTCGCAGATTGCGATCAAACAGCTAGGAACCAACGGCGGCGGCTTCTTCGGTGTTAACAGTGCGCATCCCTTCGAAAATCCGACGCCGTTTTCTAACTTCCTCGAGATGCTGGCCATTCTCGCACTGCCCGCCGCGTGCTGTTTCACCTACGGGAAATTCGTCGGCAATCCAAAGCAGGGCCGCTCGATTTATCTGGCCATGATGGCTCTGTTTCTCGTCGGTCTCGGCATTGCCTGGTGGGCGGAAGTCGCTGCGCCGCATCCCATGATGGAAGGCAAGGAAACACGCTTCGGCATCATGAACAGCGTCCTCTGGGCCACGGCCACCACCGACGCCTCCAATGGCTCGGTCAACGCCATGCACGACAGTCTTTCTCCGCTGGCGGGACTGGTGGCGGTGACTAACATTCTCCTCGGCGAATGCGTCTTCGGCGGCATCGGCACGGGCGTTTACACCATCCTGATGCACGTCATCGTGACCGTCTTCATCGCGGGTCTAATGGTCGGACGAACGCCGGAATATCTCGGGAAAAAAATCGAGGCCCGCGAGGTGCGGCTCGCCATTTTCGCCATCATCGCGCCGTGCGCCTTTGTGTTAGTCGGCTCCGCGATTTCATTGGTCCACGACTACGGCACCTCCAGTCTGGGCAACCAGGGTGCGCATGGTTTAACCGAGGTTCTCTACGCCTTCGCCTCCGCCGCCAATAACAATGGAAGTGCGTTCGGCGGACTCACAGTGAACACGCCGTGGTATAACTACGCGCTCGCCATCTGTATGTTTGTCGGGCGCTTCATCGTCATCATTCCCGCGCTCGCCATCGCCGGATCGCTGGCACAAAAAAAGACCGCGCCATTCTCTGCGGGCACCTTCCCGACCACGGGCGGCACGTTCGTCATTTTGCTTATCGGCGTCATCGTCATCGTCGGCGCGCTCACCTTCTTTCCCGTGCTATGCCTCGGGCCGGTCATCGAGCATTTCCTGATGGCCAGCGGCAGAACCTTCTAA
- a CDS encoding response regulator transcription factor has product MKPGPIAVVIDDEIQMRRLLRLALESDSYQVFDAETGTDGLRAVVHHRPDVVLLDLGLPDITGFDVLQRLREWTPVPVLILSVQDAFDDKVRALDLGADDYVTKPFNTAELLARLRVIQRRAANPEKSSTFTLGPLQIDYAAHLVHLDGAEISLTATEYAVLRTLAQHAGKIVTQKQLLTQVWGDKAGGQAQYLRVYINHLRNKLEPEPSSIRLIKTEPGIGYRLITG; this is encoded by the coding sequence ATGAAGCCCGGCCCCATCGCAGTCGTTATCGACGACGAAATCCAGATGCGCCGCCTCCTTCGGCTCGCATTGGAGTCCGACTCGTATCAAGTCTTCGACGCCGAGACCGGCACCGACGGACTTCGCGCCGTCGTCCATCACCGGCCCGACGTCGTCCTCCTCGACCTCGGCCTGCCCGACATCACCGGCTTCGACGTCCTCCAGCGCCTGCGCGAATGGACCCCCGTCCCCGTCCTCATCCTCTCCGTGCAGGACGCCTTCGACGACAAAGTGCGCGCCCTCGACCTCGGCGCCGACGACTACGTTACCAAACCCTTCAACACCGCCGAGCTGCTCGCCCGCCTACGAGTCATCCAGCGCCGCGCCGCCAACCCCGAAAAGTCGTCCACCTTCACCCTCGGCCCGCTCCAGATCGACTACGCCGCGCACCTCGTTCATCTGGATGGAGCGGAAATCAGCCTCACCGCCACCGAATACGCCGTCCTCCGCACCCTTGCGCAACACGCCGGGAAAATCGTCACCCAGAAACAACTCCTCACCCAAGTCTGGGGCGACAAAGCCGGCGGCCAGGCCCAATACCTGCGCGTTTACATCAACCACCTCCGCAACAAATTGGAGCCCGAGCCGAGTTCCATCCGACTCATCAAAACCGAACCCGGCATTGGCTACCGCCTCATCACCGGCTAA
- the kdpC gene encoding potassium-transporting ATPase subunit KdpC, which produces MKNILTALRVFLVLSILTGIVYPVAMTLLSESIFTKNADGSLIVLNGKLVGSSLLAQKTTDAKYFWPRPSAGDYATVSSGASNQGILSKSLADAVAARREALGNGTNIPPDLLYASGSGLDPHISPEAARYQIARVAAARHYDANQMEKLTMLVEARIERPQFGIFGDPRVNVLELNLAVDQM; this is translated from the coding sequence ATGAAAAACATCCTCACCGCCCTGCGCGTCTTCCTGGTTCTATCCATCCTTACCGGCATCGTTTATCCCGTGGCGATGACCCTTCTCTCCGAGTCGATCTTCACCAAAAACGCCGATGGGAGTCTGATCGTGCTCAACGGAAAACTCGTCGGCTCCAGTCTGCTCGCGCAGAAAACGACCGACGCGAAATACTTCTGGCCGCGTCCGTCGGCGGGCGATTACGCCACTGTCTCCTCGGGTGCCAGCAATCAGGGCATCCTCAGCAAATCGCTCGCCGATGCCGTCGCCGCCCGGCGCGAGGCTTTGGGCAATGGAACTAACATTCCCCCCGATCTGCTCTACGCGTCCGGCAGCGGACTCGACCCGCACATTTCGCCCGAGGCGGCCCGTTATCAAATCGCCCGCGTCGCTGCCGCGCGCCATTACGATGCCAATCAAATGGAGAAGCTCACGATGTTAGTCGAGGCTCGGATCGAGCGGCCGCAGTTTGGCATTTTCGGAGATCCACGGGTGAATGTTTTAGAGCTTAACCTCGCCGTTGACCAAATGTGA
- a CDS encoding phosphotyrosine protein phosphatase, with amino-acid sequence MNLLFVCGRNRRRSPTAEAIFRGDKRVSVRSGGTSESSPRRVSQADLQWADLVCVMERKYESRLRARFPDLEKWPRMHNLDIPDDYEYMDPLLVDVLRAELESILGELDAHS; translated from the coding sequence GTGAACCTCTTATTCGTCTGCGGGCGCAATCGCCGCCGCAGCCCCACGGCTGAGGCCATTTTTCGTGGCGACAAGCGAGTTTCAGTCCGCTCTGGAGGCACGAGTGAGAGCAGCCCGCGCCGCGTCTCCCAAGCCGACCTGCAATGGGCCGATCTCGTCTGCGTGATGGAGCGCAAATACGAGTCCCGCCTCCGCGCACGCTTCCCCGATTTGGAGAAATGGCCCCGCATGCACAACCTCGACATCCCCGATGACTACGAATACATGGACCCGCTGCTGGTGGACGTGCTGCGGGCCGAGTTGGAGTCGATCCTCGGCGAACTGGACGCCCACAGTTGA
- the kdpB gene encoding potassium-transporting ATPase subunit KdpB, whose translation MFDQKLIIPAIVESFKKLDPRVQWKNPVMFVVFIGAILTTALLTKTPTSFNIQIAVWLWFTVLFANFAEAMAEGRGKAQADTLRKMRTKTIARKITSGKEIQVPSAELRKGDTVVCEMGDIIPSDGDVIEGIASVDESAITGESAPVIRESGGDRSAVTGGTKVLSDRILIRITSEPGESFLDRMISLVEGAERQKTPNEIALGILLVSLTVVFLFAVFTLPSFAHYSEKAAGQTNMVNVSIPVLVSLLVCLIPTTIGGLLSAIGISGIDRLMRRNVLSMSGRAVEAAGDVDVLLLDKTGTITLGNRMASDLYPAPGVTEQQLAEAAQYSSLADETPEGRSIVVLAKEKFNLRAIHATEIIGQFIPFTAETRMSGVDLHDGHGKIVRALRKGASAEVRKHVENNGGVYPSAVATAVDDVAKSGGTPLVVSEGNRILGVVKLKDMVKGGIQERFQQLRKMGIRTVMVTGDNPLTAAAIAAEAGVDDFMAQATPEQKLARIREEQAAGKLVAMAGDGTNDAPALAQADVGVAMNTGTQAAREAGNMVDLDSNPTKLIEIVEIGKQLLMTRGALTTFSIANDVAKYFAILPAMFVGLYAVAGKPGPLAALNIMQLHSSESAILSAVIFNALIIVALIPLALRGVAYKALGAASILQRNLFIYGLGGLLAPFAGIKLIDLILVATHLV comes from the coding sequence ATGTTCGACCAAAAACTCATCATTCCAGCCATCGTCGAGAGCTTCAAGAAGCTCGACCCGCGTGTGCAGTGGAAAAATCCCGTCATGTTTGTCGTCTTCATCGGCGCCATCCTAACCACCGCACTCCTAACCAAAACGCCGACCTCGTTTAACATCCAGATAGCGGTCTGGCTCTGGTTCACCGTCCTCTTTGCCAACTTCGCTGAGGCCATGGCGGAAGGTCGCGGCAAGGCCCAGGCCGACACGTTACGCAAGATGCGGACGAAGACGATTGCTCGCAAAATTACCTCTGGAAAAGAGATCCAGGTGCCGTCCGCCGAGCTGCGCAAAGGCGACACCGTCGTCTGTGAAATGGGCGACATCATTCCCTCCGATGGAGACGTCATCGAGGGCATCGCCAGCGTGGATGAATCGGCCATTACCGGCGAATCTGCCCCGGTGATTCGCGAAAGCGGCGGCGACCGCAGCGCTGTCACGGGTGGAACCAAAGTCCTCAGCGACCGCATTCTCATTCGGATCACCTCGGAACCCGGCGAGTCGTTTCTGGACCGCATGATCTCGCTGGTAGAAGGCGCGGAACGTCAAAAGACTCCCAATGAAATCGCACTCGGCATTTTGCTGGTCAGCCTCACGGTCGTCTTTCTTTTCGCCGTCTTCACGCTGCCCAGCTTCGCGCACTACAGCGAAAAAGCCGCAGGCCAGACCAACATGGTGAATGTTAGCATCCCCGTCCTGGTCTCATTGTTAGTCTGCCTCATTCCCACAACCATTGGCGGACTTTTGAGTGCCATTGGAATCAGTGGCATCGACCGCTTGATGCGTCGCAATGTTCTTTCCATGAGCGGTCGCGCCGTCGAGGCGGCAGGCGATGTGGACGTTCTTTTGTTAGATAAAACGGGCACCATCACGTTAGGCAATCGCATGGCCTCCGATTTGTATCCGGCTCCCGGTGTTACCGAGCAGCAGCTCGCCGAGGCAGCGCAATATTCCTCGCTTGCTGACGAGACTCCCGAGGGACGCTCCATCGTGGTACTAGCGAAAGAGAAATTTAACCTGCGCGCCATCCACGCCACGGAAATCATCGGTCAGTTTATTCCCTTCACCGCCGAGACACGCATGAGCGGCGTCGATCTGCACGACGGCCATGGAAAAATCGTCCGCGCGCTGCGCAAAGGTGCTTCCGCCGAGGTTAGGAAACACGTCGAGAACAACGGCGGCGTCTATCCGTCCGCAGTCGCCACCGCGGTCGATGACGTCGCCAAGTCGGGTGGAACTCCGCTCGTCGTCAGCGAGGGAAACCGCATTTTGGGCGTGGTGAAACTCAAGGACATGGTCAAGGGCGGCATCCAGGAACGCTTCCAGCAATTGCGCAAAATGGGCATCCGCACGGTCATGGTCACGGGCGACAATCCGCTCACCGCCGCCGCGATTGCAGCCGAGGCGGGCGTCGATGATTTCATGGCCCAGGCCACGCCGGAGCAGAAGCTCGCCCGCATTCGAGAGGAACAAGCCGCCGGCAAGTTAGTCGCAATGGCTGGTGATGGTACTAACGATGCACCGGCGCTCGCCCAGGCCGATGTCGGCGTCGCGATGAACACCGGCACGCAAGCCGCCCGCGAGGCTGGCAACATGGTGGACCTCGATAGTAATCCGACGAAGCTCATCGAGATCGTCGAGATTGGGAAGCAACTCCTCATGACTCGTGGCGCACTCACCACATTCAGCATAGCGAATGACGTCGCAAAATACTTCGCCATTCTGCCCGCGATGTTCGTCGGCCTCTACGCCGTCGCAGGCAAACCCGGCCCGCTCGCGGCGCTGAATATTATGCAACTCCACTCGTCGGAGAGCGCCATCCTCAGCGCGGTGATTTTCAACGCGCTCATTATCGTCGCGCTCATCCCGCTGGCTCTGCGCGGCGTCGCTTACAAAGCGCTCGGCGCGGCCTCCATTCTCCAGCGCAACCTCTTCATCTACGGCCTCGGCGGATTGTTAGCACCCTTTGCTGGAATCAAGCTGATCGATCTCATTCTCGTCGCCACTCACCTCGTCTAA